GGTCCTTGTGCTTGCGCGACCAAGGTTCCTGAAAATGCGGCATTTGGCGTTCAATGCGGTTGGCCGCCAAGCCGTTTCCACGGTAGAAGACGAAGTCGATCACCCTCAAACTGCGCACGCCATGGCTGTGCAAGTCATTGGGGTATCCGCCGTCGACTGTCGGAAGTTTTACCGCAAGCGGACCGTCCTCGGCATCCAACGTCGACAACATTTCGCGGTATTGCGCTGTGTCGGTATGGCCGGTGTTCATGTCGCCGGCGATGATTTGCGGTACTCCAGCCTGTTTGTGGCGGTCGAGGAGGCTGCGCATTTCTACGCATTGGCTTTTGCGAATGGCATCGGGACCGCCTGCTTGCAGGTGCGTGCCGAGGATTTGAAAGGCATGGCCGTTGCATTCGCCTGCAAGCAGGAGCGCGCCTTTGCGCGCAAAGCAATCGTCAAAGCCTTCGCATTCCACAAAATCGATTTCTTCCAGCAGCTTCAAGGGCAGTTTGCTCAAAATCCAAATTCCCGAATTGGTTTTGATGGAGAATTTGCGGTTGGCCGGTCCGAATTGATACGGGAAGCTGTCTGCCAAGGCTTTGCCGATGATACGTCTGGCATCGCCCAAAAACGATTCCTGAAAGACGAGCATGTCGTAGTCGCTCGCTAGCATTTGCTTGGCGATCTCATGGGCGCGTTGGCGCTTGCCCGTGATTTTTGCAAACTTGGGGAGCATGTAGATGTTCCAAGACAGGATGCGCAGCGGCCGGATTTCGGCATTTTGGATCTGAACCGGAGCCATGCCCGGGGACTGCGCTGACAGTGAGATGCCACCGCTAAAGCCCATGAAGAACAAAACCAAAATTCGGAGCAAATTCATGCTCCAAACTACGCAAATTTGACTTGCATAGGTAACAGCTTTCGTGGTGCATCTATCAAGAGCGACTTCTTCAGCTGAAGTTGGAGCAAAGAATTTGCTTTATTCCGCAGAATTAACTTGGATGAATACGTCTGTTACGCAATCACTTGATTTTCTGAGCAAAGAGGATTCCCCAATGGCCATCGTCATCTTCCTTCACAATCATAAAGTGGTTGTCTTCCAAGATTTTCATGATTCTTTCTTTTCGCCCTTTTCTGAAAGTTTCAATCTCGATGATGATATATTGAATAATGCCAAAATGTTCGGGTTGAATTCCCTGCAAAACATTTTCCTCGAAGCCTTCAACATCAATTTTGAGCAAATCGATCTGCGTGATTTGATGGGCTGAAATGACATCGCTGAGCGTGGTGATTTCAACATTGGTTTTCACCGCATTGTCCATCTGCTTTTCCAGGAAGTAGCGCGCGATGCCCTTGAATATGCCCGCTTTTTGCTTGTAAATGTAGTCGTGTGCTCTTTTTTTATCTACGTCAAATGCATGGAGCGAGGACATTGCAGATGCCGATTGGAGATAGTTCATCGCAATGGTTTCCGGGTGTGCACCCAATCCTTTGTTGATCAAATGCAATTGATTGCCATTGTCGACAAGCGAACAATTGTGCTTCAGGATTTCAAAAATCTGAGGAACGGGCTCAAACGAAAAAATGTTGAGGTTCTTCGCACGTTGATTGAAATACATTGTGCTCAGTCCAATATTGGCCCCGACATCAAAAATTACGGTGCCTTCCTTAAATTCTAGAACATCGTAGCATTTTTTTAGAAAAATCTCATTGAAGACATAGGCATAAGAGAAGAAGCCATCCACTTTGAGGCCACGCTTGATCTTGAAAAAAAATGCCTTGCCAATGACGCTGTTCCCAAGAAGAATCAAAAGCACAATTAAAACGACGAATGCAATGCAATAATAGATGAACATGCTGTTTTATTTCATTCCTTTTAGGCACCAGCATTCCAGCGCTGTGAAGGCAAGATAAGCAAGAAGTGCATTTCCACAAAAATTGCGGCGCCGCTTTGGGGGCGTATTTTGAGATCCAACTTCGTCAGCTCCAAGGACCTGAATGCCGAATTATTGTCCATAGCGAATGCATCCAACCGAGATTAACCACAACGCCAACACGCGCGATTTTGTGGATGCCCGATTATTCCGTGACCTTCACCACTTTGTGGACCACATGTTGGTCTGCCATCCGTACGGAAAGCAGGTAAACTCCGGCCGGCAAGCTGCCTGTCCCAAGTACCAAACGCTGCGCGCCTGCCCGGAATTCCTGTTGCAAGAGGACCTGTCCGAGCTCGTTGCTGAGCGTCAATTCGCCACTTCCCTTGGCAGGAAGGTTGAGCGCCACTTCAAGACGGTCCGTAAATGGATTTGGGAAAATCCTTCCCTCCAAGCCAATTGCAAATTCCTCCGTCCCGACAAAAACAAACTGAATCGTACTGCTGTCCGTATCCGAACAGCCAATCGAATCGGCCATGGTCAAGGTCACCAAATAGCTGCCATCGGTCGCGTAGGTGTACACCGGTGCCATCTGCGCAGATGTGCCGCCATCGCCAAAGTTCCAAGCGTAGGAAGTTCCATTTGGATCATTCGGAGTAAAGGTCCAGTTGAGGCTTGTGCCGGATTGTTGCCCGGTGAAGCTCGCATCGGGTACGGAAATCGTCACATCCATCTGCGGACGGGTGTAGCAGCCGTATTGATCGGTGACTTGCAGGGTGTAAATGCCGGAGGTATTCAAGGTAATCGAGGCACTGTCGGGGCCGGGTTGCCAGTTGTAATCGAACTGAGGACCGTTGAAACTTGCGTCATAAACCGTACCGGCGCAAACCAACGTATCCGAAGGCAGATAGACGAACGGCGGTGCGACATTTTCCTGGGCAAGTTCGGCATCCATCCAAGCCAGCCTCCGTGTGATGTAGGACCGCAGCGAATCGATTTGATCCTGATAAGTTTGGCCACCCAGATCATTCCAAACGGTGAAGTTGCGCGATTGTGCCTCGTCAATTTCGGCATGAAGGCTGTCGATCATCACGTTGAAAGAATCGTTGCTGAGGGTCGTTTGACGCAACATTTCCCAGCGGCAAGCCACTTGCTTGCGGTAGGTTTGCTCCGTCCACAGCTTGCTCCACCAAAATGGAAATGGCCAATAGGGGTGTGTGATTTCCCAAACCCAGCCCGAAGTACGGGAAGGTTCCCAGTATTCGAAGGCGCGGTCATAGTCCCAAGGAGGACCGATTTTCAGCTTGCCGCCATCGGTTGCTTTTTCCTTGTACATATAGGTACTGCGGCCGTAGCTGTCGTAGTTGACGCTGAATTCGTTGACGATCAGGAAGTCAATAAACGTCTCAATCTTCACGAATTTGCGGTACCCATTGACGGGATCGGCAAAGTTGGGGCCGTTGAGGACATCTTCGAAGGAGTCCACATATTCATGGATATAGTTGGCTTGCTGCGGCATGATGTTGCTCGCCTTGGGATAGACGAATTTGAATTCGACGGGCGCAGTACAAGTTTGGTTGTTGATGCAGGGATATGCCGAATTCCAGGCGCCGGGTTCGCCATTGATGTTCATTTCGATGATGTAACCGCCAGTCAATTCTACGCCCGAAACGTCTGCCGGATCAAGCTTGGCAATGTCGATGCGGTTGACGTCGCGTTTGACTTTTTCGGTCAGGGTATAGTAGCCGATGTAGTTGCCGTCGAGGAATACCTCGCACATGCGTGTACGGGGTGCGTAGCCGCCCATGCGGCGTGCCATTTCGTAGGCAATCGTGTTTTTGATGAGCGTATGGTCCAGATATTCAGCCTTGAACATCCAGTCCGTTTCGCGCGGCATTCCCAAGATCGTGGTGTCCAATTCTGCGCCTTGGGCATCCACAGTTTCAAAATCGTAGTTTTTCTTGGGATAGCCGGGGCCTGTGAAGCCCTGCCATTCGGCCATGATCCTTCCCTCGTAGGCGTAATTGGTTTGGTTCACATAGTTGCGCACGCCAGGTCCGTTGTCGATGATCTGCATTTGCACGGGAACTTTGGGGTCGTCGCTGATCGGAGCCCCCAAGGTGGTAAGTTTCACGATGGGGAGGTTGCTGGAACTGACGATAAACGGCATCGCAGGATTATTCCCGAAGGTGATGCTCCAAAACGTCAGAATCCCGATGTCTGCGCCGGCCATGTCGCGGCAGAGCAGGTGCCAAGTTCCATTCGGGTTTTGGCCATTGTTGACGTTGCCCATCGTGCCTTGGCTTTTGAACGTGCCGGTAAAAGGTGCTGTTCCTTGCGTAACGGACGTCCCGGTTCCTTCGAGGCAGGTATTGAAAAAGTTATCGTCCCCGCCGCCGATGCCTGAAAACAGCAAGATCGTCGTTCCATCTGGTGCCTGCAATTGCACCTCCATGTCGGAACAGTAGGTATGGTACATGTTCAGACAAGCCGTTTCCAACCCGAAATTGGTGTCGATCACGGAAGGCAAGCCGCTCACGACGACATCAAACACGACCGTGGTATTGTTGTCGGGAATCGTGTCGGTATGGGTGACGGAGAAGGTCTGGGCCTTCAACGTGCCGAGAAAAAGCAGTGAACAACAAATCAGGAACAAATTCTTCATAGACCAACCAAGTTCTTGCAGCCGAATTCCGGACTGGAAACACGAATGTAAACGTTGTGTGTACAGATTGCAACGGTGGAAGGCGACAGATCCACGATTCTACGAATGTCGGCATGGGATTGGAAGGTGTTTCAGGGAAAGGATTGCCGGTTTTGCATGAACGGGAAATGATTACCTTCGAAAAAAGCATCAGCAATGGCATCTGATCCCCATACCTTGGAGCGCCTGCGGCGCGCACTTCAGCTCCGGAGGATAGACTGGTACGAAAAGCGCATGTTTGGCGGCGACTGTTTTATGGTCGATGACAAAATGTGTTTGGGCACCTTCAAAGGCGGTATCATGTTTCGGGTGGATCCTGAATCCGGCGATGCGTTGTCACAAAGGGAAAATGTGGCGATCATGGAGCAAGGTGGACATGCCATGCCGGGATTTTTGCTGGCATCGCCCGAAGCCTACGACCGCGACGAAGACTTGGACTTCTGGGTGGACGCCTGCCTTGCCTACAATCCAAAGGCAAAGGCAAGCAAAAAGCGGGCAGCAAAAAATGGGCATTGAAACCTTGGTGAATGCGTACAGGGGCAGTGCAATCCCTGAAAATCTTCCTTTTTGTTCTTGAATTTTTCCTCCAAAATCCTAGATTCGCGATTCTAAACCTTATTGAAAAGCGACAAGTATGGGAGCTTGGGACTACGGATTTTTTGACAATGACGCCGCGCTGGATTGCGTGGACGCGCTCGAAGACAGCGAAAACCCAAAGGCATTTTTCAAACGGGCGTTTTCTGATGCGCTCAAATCCACTTACCTCGATCAGGACGATGCCCATGCCGTGACCGTCTCGGCAGTCTATATCGACTTTCTCCTCAATGGCACGCATTATGGAGAAGATCACGAGAATTTGCTCTCATTTGCCAATGCACATCCCAAACTCAAGGTCGATGACCTGCGGGGAGAAGCCGTCAAGGCCCTGCAAAAGGTGATCGGCCCCGACTCCGAACTCCAACAACTCTGGGCAGAAAACAAGGATGATTTTCCGAGTTGGAAAAGGACGATCGAGGACCTCATCGCCCGGCTCAAATAAGTTCAGATTCAGCTTTATTCCATACCGATCTGTCGCCTCGCAGCTGCCGAAACGCGGTGCGATTCCTATCAAAATGCCACTTGGAGCGTTCTGGAGGCCTTTCAGGATTTATCGGCCATTTATCGTCAATTATTCCGATATTTGCACGAAATTTTTGAAGAAGATGAAGAAGGTGTTGATTTCTTTTGCCGCTTTGGCTTTCCTGGGTTGCCAAATTGCCGTTGCGCAATTCGTGCAAAAGCCATTGCCGTATGCATACACTGCGCTCGAGCCATCGATCGATGCGCAAACAATGGAAATCCATTACAGCAAGCACCATGCTGCTTACGTCAAAAACCTGAATGCTGCTGTCGCCGGCACCGACATCGCCAACGCCAAGATCGAGGACATCTTTGCCAAGGTGTCCAAATACAGCGATGCCGTGCGCAACAATGCCGGTGGGCACTACAACCACGAATTGTTCTGGTC
This genomic window from Bacteroidota bacterium contains:
- a CDS encoding FkbM family methyltransferase — its product is MFIYYCIAFVVLIVLLILLGNSVIGKAFFFKIKRGLKVDGFFSYAYVFNEIFLKKCYDVLEFKEGTVIFDVGANIGLSTMYFNQRAKNLNIFSFEPVPQIFEILKHNCSLVDNGNQLHLINKGLGAHPETIAMNYLQSASAMSSLHAFDVDKKRAHDYIYKQKAGIFKGIARYFLEKQMDNAVKTNVEITTLSDVISAHQITQIDLLKIDVEGFEENVLQGIQPEHFGIIQYIIIEIETFRKGRKERIMKILEDNHFMIVKEDDDGHWGILFAQKIK
- a CDS encoding CotH kinase family protein, translating into MKNLFLICCSLLFLGTLKAQTFSVTHTDTIPDNNTTVVFDVVVSGLPSVIDTNFGLETACLNMYHTYCSDMEVQLQAPDGTTILLFSGIGGGDDNFFNTCLEGTGTSVTQGTAPFTGTFKSQGTMGNVNNGQNPNGTWHLLCRDMAGADIGILTFWSITFGNNPAMPFIVSSSNLPIVKLTTLGAPISDDPKVPVQMQIIDNGPGVRNYVNQTNYAYEGRIMAEWQGFTGPGYPKKNYDFETVDAQGAELDTTILGMPRETDWMFKAEYLDHTLIKNTIAYEMARRMGGYAPRTRMCEVFLDGNYIGYYTLTEKVKRDVNRIDIAKLDPADVSGVELTGGYIIEMNINGEPGAWNSAYPCINNQTCTAPVEFKFVYPKASNIMPQQANYIHEYVDSFEDVLNGPNFADPVNGYRKFVKIETFIDFLIVNEFSVNYDSYGRSTYMYKEKATDGGKLKIGPPWDYDRAFEYWEPSRTSGWVWEITHPYWPFPFWWSKLWTEQTYRKQVACRWEMLRQTTLSNDSFNVMIDSLHAEIDEAQSRNFTVWNDLGGQTYQDQIDSLRSYITRRLAWMDAELAQENVAPPFVYLPSDTLVCAGTVYDASFNGPQFDYNWQPGPDSASITLNTSGIYTLQVTDQYGCYTRPQMDVTISVPDASFTGQQSGTSLNWTFTPNDPNGTSYAWNFGDGGTSAQMAPVYTYATDGSYLVTLTMADSIGCSDTDSSTIQFVFVGTEEFAIGLEGRIFPNPFTDRLEVALNLPAKGSGELTLSNELGQVLLQQEFRAGAQRLVLGTGSLPAGVYLLSVRMADQHVVHKVVKVTE
- a CDS encoding sphingomyelin phosphodiesterase codes for the protein MNLLRILVLFFMGFSGGISLSAQSPGMAPVQIQNAEIRPLRILSWNIYMLPKFAKITGKRQRAHEIAKQMLASDYDMLVFQESFLGDARRIIGKALADSFPYQFGPANRKFSIKTNSGIWILSKLPLKLLEEIDFVECEGFDDCFARKGALLLAGECNGHAFQILGTHLQAGGPDAIRKSQCVEMRSLLDRHKQAGVPQIIAGDMNTGHTDTAQYREMLSTLDAEDGPLAVKLPTVDGGYPNDLHSHGVRSLRVIDFVFYRGNGLAANRIERQMPHFQEPWSRKHKDLSDHFPVDFSVWW
- a CDS encoding TfoX/Sxy family protein; the protein is MASDPHTLERLRRALQLRRIDWYEKRMFGGDCFMVDDKMCLGTFKGGIMFRVDPESGDALSQRENVAIMEQGGHAMPGFLLASPEAYDRDEDLDFWVDACLAYNPKAKASKKRAAKNGH
- a CDS encoding DUF4259 domain-containing protein, whose amino-acid sequence is MGAWDYGFFDNDAALDCVDALEDSENPKAFFKRAFSDALKSTYLDQDDAHAVTVSAVYIDFLLNGTHYGEDHENLLSFANAHPKLKVDDLRGEAVKALQKVIGPDSELQQLWAENKDDFPSWKRTIEDLIARLK